The Chlorocebus sabaeus isolate Y175 chromosome 1, mChlSab1.0.hap1, whole genome shotgun sequence genome includes a region encoding these proteins:
- the LOC103241029 gene encoding LOW QUALITY PROTEIN: olfactory receptor 5P76-like (The sequence of the model RefSeq protein was modified relative to this genomic sequence to represent the inferred CDS: inserted 1 base in 1 codon), which produces MDSLEDGNHTAVMECILLGLTDSPILGVILFMIILCIYLVTISGNLSTIILIRISSQLHHLMYIFLSHLAFVDMGYSSSVTPNLLMNFLMERNIISYLRCAIQLSSVFFFGTVECFLLATMAYDRFVAICSPLLYSTKMSTQVCVQLLLVAYIGGFLNSSSSTFSFLSLFFCGPNQVNXFFCDFTPLLELSCSDTSIPAVIPSFSTGSIIVATVCVIALSYIYILITILKMHVTEGRHKAFSTCTSHLTAVTLFYGTITFIYVMPKSSYSTDQNKVMSVFYVVVIPMLNPLIYSLTNKEIIGALKRELKNIF; this is translated from the exons ATGGATTCCCTGGAAGACGGGAATCACACTGCTGTGATGGAGTGCATCTTACTGGGCTTAACAGATAGTCCAATCCTTGGAGTCATCCTCTTCATGATTATCCTATGCATCTACCTGGTGACCATATCTGGCAATCTCAGCACAATCATTCTTATCAGAATCTCTTCTCAGCTTCATCATCTTATGTACATTTTTCTGAGTCACTTGGCTTTTGTTGACATGGGCTATTCATCTTCTGTCACACCCAACTTGCTTATGAACTTCCTCATGGAGAGAAATATAATCTCTTACCTTAGATGTGCCATCCAGCTTAGTTCAGTGTTTTTCTTTGGCACAGTCGAATGCTTCCTTCTGGCTACCATGGCCTATGATCGCTTTGTGGCAATTTGCAGCCCACTGCTTTATTCAACCAAAATGTCCACACAAGTCTGTGTTCAGCTACTCCTAGTGGCTTATATAGGTGGTTTTCTTAACTCTTCCTCCTCTactttttccttcctgtctttattCTTCTGTGGACCAAATCAAGTCA catttttctgtgattttaCTCCTTTACTTGAACTCTCCTGTTCTGATACCAGTATCCCTGCAGTCATTCCCTCATTTTCTACTGGCTCCATCATTGTGGCCACTGTGTGTGTTATAGCCCTCTCCTACATCTACATCCTCATCACCATCCTGAAGATGCACGTCACTGAGGGGCGCCACAAGGCCTTCTCCACCTGCACCTCCCACCTCACTGCAGTCACTCTGTTCTATGGGACCATTACATTCATTTATGTGATGCCCAAGTCCAGCTACTCAACTGACCAGAACAAGGTGATGTCTGTGTTCTACGTGGTGGTGATTCCCATGTTGAACCCCCTGATCTACAGCCTCACGAACAAGGAGATTATAGGGGCTCTGAAGAGagagcttaaaaatattttctag